From a region of the Acinetobacter calcoaceticus genome:
- a CDS encoding PDR/VanB family oxidoreductase — protein MTTLYDVVVKNRHVEGGNIAVMEFESATSARLPKVEAGAHIDVHLPNGMVRQYSLCQNPNDEGKFRLGILRDPESRGGSVSAFDEIKDGMQIQVSEPKNLFPLLKAKHSVLIGGGIGITPLITMAYQLASEGTSFELHYCGASAENCAFVDEIKNGELAKYTTFHFKSEGASHRAFFESAIKDIDLESHIYTCGPVGFMDWVINLATTHDFPEQQIHKEYFQVETDTSGDSFEVVAERSGKIIMVEAGETILQALAKEGIEIEMSCEQGVCGTCMCDVIEGEPDHRDVYFTDEEKASNEQILVCCSRSKTPRLVLDI, from the coding sequence ATGACTACACTTTATGATGTTGTCGTTAAAAATCGCCATGTTGAAGGCGGAAATATTGCAGTCATGGAATTTGAGTCTGCAACTTCTGCAAGATTGCCAAAAGTTGAAGCGGGTGCGCATATTGATGTGCATTTACCAAATGGCATGGTGCGTCAATATTCACTTTGCCAAAATCCAAATGACGAAGGTAAGTTCCGTCTTGGTATTTTACGTGACCCTGAATCACGTGGTGGCTCAGTTTCGGCTTTTGATGAAATCAAAGATGGCATGCAAATTCAGGTGAGTGAGCCAAAGAATTTATTTCCACTTTTAAAAGCCAAACACAGTGTACTGATTGGTGGTGGAATTGGAATTACACCGTTAATCACAATGGCATATCAACTTGCCTCTGAAGGCACATCCTTTGAGCTTCACTACTGTGGCGCTAGTGCTGAAAACTGTGCTTTTGTTGATGAAATTAAAAATGGTGAGTTAGCAAAATACACAACCTTCCATTTTAAATCCGAAGGTGCAAGCCACAGAGCGTTTTTTGAGTCTGCCATTAAAGATATTGATCTTGAAAGCCATATTTACACTTGTGGTCCAGTCGGTTTTATGGACTGGGTGATTAACCTTGCCACGACTCACGACTTTCCTGAGCAGCAAATCCACAAAGAATATTTCCAAGTCGAAACCGACACTTCTGGAGATTCATTTGAGGTGGTGGCAGAGCGTAGTGGAAAAATCATTATGGTTGAAGCAGGTGAAACCATTTTGCAGGCTTTGGCTAAAGAAGGCATCGAGATTGAAATGTCTTGCGAGCAAGGCGTATGCGGAACCTGTATGTGCGATGTGATTGAAGGCGAACCTGATCATCGAGATGTTTATTTTACTGATGAAGAAAAAGCCAGCAATGAGCAAATATTGGTGTGCTGTTCGCGCTCTAAAACACCGAGACTAGTTTTAGATATCTAA
- a CDS encoding p-hydroxyphenylacetate 3-hydroxylase reductase component: MMNVLQQIDELTVDPLQFRRALGNFATGVTIITAQNAQGEKVGVTANSFNSVSLDPPLILWSIDKKSSSFSVFEEATHFAVNILSGTQIELSNKFSRRNIDKFADTNFQLGAGRAPILENCSAVFECERYQVVEGGDHWIIVGKVVRFHDQGRSPLVYHQGAYSCVMPHPSLQVKQTEENGVDQTHYGHLYNNVCYLMSRAFKAYQTDYIPKQMASGFRTSESRLLLVLASGTASSKEDLPRDIAMPMQEVERSAEILKFEGLLVDHDNLYALTEKGKQTAQYLFEIADSHQNEVFKKYSDEQKDIFITMLQDFAGVA, translated from the coding sequence ATGATGAATGTATTACAACAAATAGATGAGCTTACGGTCGATCCACTACAGTTTCGACGGGCATTAGGAAATTTTGCAACAGGCGTTACCATCATTACTGCACAAAATGCACAAGGCGAGAAAGTTGGTGTAACCGCCAATAGTTTTAACTCGGTGTCGCTCGATCCACCACTTATTTTGTGGAGTATTGATAAAAAGTCTTCAAGTTTTTCGGTATTTGAAGAAGCCACGCATTTTGCCGTCAATATTTTATCGGGCACGCAAATTGAGCTGTCTAATAAGTTTTCGAGACGCAATATTGATAAATTTGCAGACACAAACTTTCAGCTTGGTGCAGGACGTGCGCCAATTTTAGAAAATTGTTCTGCGGTGTTTGAGTGTGAACGTTATCAGGTTGTTGAAGGTGGTGACCACTGGATTATTGTTGGTAAAGTGGTTCGTTTCCATGACCAAGGCCGAAGCCCGTTGGTGTACCATCAAGGTGCATATTCTTGTGTGATGCCGCATCCAAGCCTTCAAGTTAAGCAAACTGAAGAGAACGGCGTAGACCAAACACATTATGGTCACTTATATAATAATGTCTGCTACTTAATGAGTCGTGCTTTTAAAGCTTATCAAACTGACTATATTCCTAAGCAAATGGCTTCTGGCTTTCGTACCAGTGAATCACGTCTTTTACTCGTTTTGGCAAGTGGTACTGCCTCAAGTAAAGAAGATTTACCGCGAGATATTGCCATGCCAATGCAAGAAGTTGAGAGATCGGCCGAAATTTTAAAATTTGAAGGATTGCTGGTCGATCACGATAATTTATACGCACTCACCGAAAAAGGTAAACAAACGGCGCAATACTTATTTGAAATTGCTGATAGTCACCAAAATGAGGTGTTTAAAAAATATTCTGATGAGCAAAAGGATATTTTTATTACCATGCTGCAAGACTTTGCAGGTGTAGCATAA
- the feaR gene encoding transcriptional regulator FeaR: protein MNQYVSDALLNWTTHIKNVCGNFETDFDGTRNLFIGEVQCFLLGDTEIAFIRNNANKIVRKADEIDRVNNRFCFLILQYSGKMLLEYKNETLSLNEGDIVLVDPVETISMYPQGLVSQISVHLSREKLLKENISTEYFGKLITQNMSGFLLKNILKNMSAENIKLWYATEDGNAFEDALIALIKPTINYKNINSSNNLMEKAERYIIENLAKPDLAPKLIAEHIGVSLRHLYRLFLQENLSINKYIQLKRLEKVKADLLDKRNKQSSITQIALKWGFWDGAHFSKIFKKTYGISPKEFREGMSA, encoded by the coding sequence ATGAACCAATATGTAAGTGATGCATTGCTGAATTGGACAACCCATATCAAGAATGTTTGCGGAAATTTTGAAACAGATTTTGATGGCACCCGTAATTTATTCATTGGAGAAGTTCAATGCTTTTTATTGGGCGATACCGAAATTGCGTTCATTAGAAATAATGCCAATAAGATTGTCCGAAAAGCCGATGAAATCGATCGAGTGAATAATCGTTTTTGTTTTTTGATTTTGCAATATTCGGGAAAAATGCTGCTCGAATATAAAAATGAAACTTTAAGTCTGAATGAAGGCGATATTGTATTGGTAGATCCGGTCGAAACCATTTCGATGTATCCGCAAGGTTTGGTTAGCCAGATTTCAGTGCACTTGTCGCGTGAAAAATTACTTAAAGAAAATATTAGTACTGAATATTTTGGAAAGCTGATTACTCAAAATATGAGCGGTTTTTTACTCAAGAATATTTTGAAAAATATGTCTGCTGAGAACATCAAACTTTGGTATGCAACTGAAGATGGTAATGCTTTTGAAGATGCTCTAATTGCTTTAATCAAACCTACAATTAATTATAAAAATATTAATAGCTCTAATAACCTGATGGAAAAAGCTGAGCGCTATATTATAGAAAACTTAGCAAAACCGGATTTAGCACCTAAATTAATTGCAGAACATATAGGGGTGTCATTACGTCATCTCTATCGTCTATTTCTTCAAGAAAATTTATCTATTAACAAATATATACAGCTCAAACGTTTAGAAAAAGTAAAAGCAGATTTACTCGATAAAAGAAATAAACAAAGCTCGATTACCCAAATTGCTTTGAAATGGGGCTTTTGGGATGGCGCGCATTTTTCAAAAATATTTAAGAAGACTTATGGTATCTCTCCTAAAGAATTTAGAGAGGGTATGTCGGCTTAA
- the tynA gene encoding primary-amine oxidase gives MKPMRKQRLLNDIQKILALNLSIVASFWGLNTQAYAHGEKAEMVSLYQNMSEQGAKVVKDDFTNTYMITKGSMVVRAKPNSDQVLVNGKPFKLSVPLLIKDGKPVIGKDFFNEVFQSGLDQTFKIENTFHPLNSLNSDEIKKTFDVINRSKYTYKNMRFAELKLKEPEKAKVWDYFINHKEFKDARIASFILLKGNQAIEGEVNLNTQQVTKWNVLKDTHGMVLLDNFEAVQRVIETSKEYQDALRKRGITDVKKVIATPLTVGYFGGKDGLDKQLNILKVVAYLDVGDGNYWAHPIENLVAVVDLDKEKIIKIEEGAIIPVPMANRPYMSNKPVANKLKPLNITEPEGKNFSITGQTIHWGNWCLHVALDSRVGLQLSTVTYKDKGVKRKVMYEGNLGGMVVPYGDPDIGWYFKSYLDSGEYGMGTLTSSILPGTDAPDNAVLLDAVIADYKGQPQVIPNAIAVFERYAGPEYKHHEIFGNQDASEARRELVVRWISTVGNYDYMFDWVFAQNGVIGINAGATGIEAVKGVKSRTMHDSTAKEDTKYGTLIDHNIVGTTHQHIYNFRLDMDVDGEKNSFMHMDPVVKANDKGDVRTSTMQIDSKVISNEQNAAEKFDPSTIRLLTNFNKENKLGNPVSYQLIPFAGGTHPVAKGANFSKDEWLFKRLNFMDKQIWVTQYNQDERYPEGKYSNRSTHDTGLGQFIGNNENIENKDLVVWMTTGTTHVARAEEWPIMPTEWVNTLIKPWNFFDNTPTLNLGEEEQNTQHDHH, from the coding sequence ATGAAACCAATGCGTAAACAACGATTATTGAATGACATACAAAAAATATTGGCACTTAACTTATCAATAGTTGCTAGCTTTTGGGGATTAAATACTCAAGCTTATGCTCATGGTGAAAAGGCCGAAATGGTGTCACTTTATCAAAACATGAGTGAGCAGGGCGCCAAAGTTGTAAAAGATGATTTTACCAATACCTATATGATTACTAAGGGTTCTATGGTGGTTCGAGCTAAACCTAACTCAGATCAGGTTTTAGTGAACGGAAAGCCTTTCAAGCTCAGTGTGCCTTTACTAATTAAAGATGGTAAACCTGTTATTGGAAAAGACTTTTTTAATGAAGTATTCCAGTCTGGTTTAGATCAAACTTTCAAAATTGAAAATACGTTTCATCCTCTTAATAGTTTAAATTCTGACGAAATTAAAAAGACATTTGATGTCATTAATCGCTCGAAATACACCTATAAAAATATGCGTTTTGCCGAGTTAAAGCTTAAAGAGCCTGAAAAAGCAAAAGTTTGGGATTACTTTATTAATCACAAAGAATTTAAAGACGCTCGAATTGCATCTTTCATTTTATTAAAAGGGAATCAAGCGATTGAAGGTGAAGTTAATCTTAACACTCAACAAGTCACCAAATGGAATGTACTTAAAGACACTCATGGAATGGTGCTTCTAGATAATTTTGAGGCCGTACAGCGTGTAATTGAGACAAGTAAAGAGTATCAAGATGCTTTACGCAAACGTGGCATCACAGATGTGAAGAAAGTGATTGCTACACCACTGACCGTTGGATATTTTGGCGGTAAAGATGGTCTTGATAAACAACTCAATATATTAAAAGTCGTCGCTTACCTCGATGTAGGAGATGGTAACTACTGGGCGCATCCTATTGAAAATTTAGTTGCTGTAGTCGATTTAGATAAAGAAAAAATTATCAAGATTGAAGAAGGTGCGATCATTCCTGTGCCGATGGCAAATCGACCTTATATGTCGAATAAGCCAGTAGCTAATAAGCTAAAACCACTCAATATTACTGAACCTGAGGGTAAGAACTTTAGCATTACTGGCCAAACCATACATTGGGGGAATTGGTGTTTGCATGTGGCCTTAGACTCTCGTGTTGGCTTACAGCTTTCAACAGTGACCTATAAAGATAAAGGTGTGAAGCGGAAAGTCATGTATGAAGGTAACCTTGGTGGAATGGTGGTTCCATATGGCGACCCTGATATTGGATGGTACTTCAAATCTTATTTGGACTCTGGCGAATATGGGATGGGAACCCTTACCTCATCTATTCTTCCGGGAACTGATGCACCAGACAACGCTGTTTTACTTGATGCCGTGATTGCAGATTACAAAGGCCAACCACAAGTAATTCCAAATGCTATTGCTGTGTTTGAACGTTATGCTGGACCTGAATATAAACATCATGAAATTTTTGGTAACCAAGATGCCAGTGAAGCACGCCGTGAACTTGTGGTGCGTTGGATTAGTACAGTCGGTAACTACGATTACATGTTTGACTGGGTATTTGCTCAAAATGGTGTAATTGGAATTAATGCGGGCGCAACAGGTATTGAAGCCGTGAAAGGCGTTAAATCACGCACCATGCATGACAGCACTGCAAAAGAAGACACCAAATATGGAACTTTGATTGACCATAATATTGTGGGTACAACGCATCAGCACATCTATAACTTCCGTTTAGATATGGATGTAGATGGTGAAAAAAACAGCTTCATGCACATGGACCCTGTAGTGAAGGCCAACGACAAAGGTGATGTTCGTACAAGTACGATGCAAATTGATAGTAAAGTGATTAGTAATGAGCAAAATGCGGCTGAAAAATTTGATCCATCCACTATTCGCTTACTCACGAACTTCAACAAGGAAAATAAATTAGGTAATCCGGTTTCTTACCAACTTATTCCGTTTGCAGGTGGAACACACCCTGTTGCGAAAGGTGCCAATTTTTCTAAAGATGAATGGTTATTTAAACGTTTGAACTTTATGGATAAGCAAATTTGGGTGACGCAATATAATCAGGATGAACGCTATCCTGAAGGTAAATATTCAAACCGTTCGACTCATGACACAGGGTTAGGACAATTCATTGGCAACAACGAAAATATTGAAAATAAAGACCTTGTGGTGTGGATGACAACAGGTACAACGCATGTAGCACGTGCTGAAGAATGGCCAATCATGCCGACAGAGTGGGTCAATACCCTCATCAAACCGTGGAACTTCTTTGACAACACGCCGACTTTAAACTTGGGTGAAGAAGAGCAAAACACGCAGCACGACCATCACTAA